The Xiphias gladius isolate SHS-SW01 ecotype Sanya breed wild chromosome 4, ASM1685928v1, whole genome shotgun sequence genome includes a window with the following:
- the gpcpd1 gene encoding glycerophosphocholine phosphodiesterase GPCPD1 isoform X2 encodes MSPVSITKKKFKKSRFRIKLTLEGIEEEEDEEEDALSPSSWNKMTTTLEISMISANGYKSRHSQPECGYALEPSQWTEYSIHTMDPDNLELTFEFFEEDLSEHVVQGDAHPGHVGTACLLSSSFLESGKDIGVVTLPIMGRNFRQTIGKVRVDYLVIRPIQELQCDMSSSFTKYWKKRSTLDVGHRGAGSTHAAKHHRVRENTIASFKSAAKHGAAYVEFDVHLSKDAVPIVYHDLTCCISTKKKNDKTSLELIEVPVKDLTFDQLQLLKLAHVTAMKGYDNKDLLDDEDEIDEHQPFPSLSQIFQAIPEHVGFNIELKWICQMKDGSWDGNLSSYFNMNTFLDVVLSCVLQKGGKRRIVFSCFDPDICTMVRHKQNKYPILFLTQGISDRYPELMDIRSQTTQIAISFAQSENILGISAHTEELLKNLTFIGDAQSKGLVVFSWGDDNNDHETRRKLREQGIDGLIYDSICEDQGEQPNIFQVEEQHSLQEVITEETLKSSTCSCYSIPCSMGPCIASKVRAGSAESDSGLSSS; translated from the exons ATGTCTCCGGTGTCCATCACTAAAAAGAAATTCAAGAAGTCTCGCTTCAG GATCAAGCTGACATTGGAGGGcattgaggaggaggaagatgaagaggaagatgcACTCAGTCCTTCATCTTGGAACAAGATGACCACAACTCTGGAGATCAGTATGATCAGTGCGAATGGCTATAAGTCGCGTCACTCGCAGCCTGAGTGTGGGTATGCCCTGGAGCCCTCCCAGTGGACGGAGTACAGTATCCACACCATGGACCCAGACAACCTAGAGCTCACCTTTGAGTTCTTTGAG GAGGATCTGAGTGAGCATGTTGTCCAGGGGGATGCTCATCCAGGACATGTAGGCACAGCAtgccttctctcctcctcttttttggAGAGTGGCAAAGACATTGGAGTAGTCACACTTCCCATAATGGGTCGAAATTTCCGACAGACCATCGGGAAAGTTAGAG TGGATTACCTGGTGATTCGGCCCATccaggagctgcagtgtgacaTGAGTTCCTCGTTCACCAAGtactggaagaaaagaagtacTCTGGATGTGGGTCACAGAGGAGCTGGCAGCACACATGCAGCCAA GCACCACAGAGTCAGGGAGAACACAATAGCCTCATTCAAAAGCGCCGCCAAGCAT GGTGCAGCCTATGTAGAGTTTGATGTTCACCTCTCCAAGGATGCTGTTCCTATTGTATACCATGATCTGACATGCTGCATATCCACCAAGAAG aaaaatgacaagacTTCACTGGAGCTCATTGAGGTGCCAGTCAAAGACCTGACATTTGATCAGCTGCAGCTTCTAAAG CTGGCCCATGTCACTGCGATGAAAGGATATGATAACAAAG ATCTGCTGGACGATGAAGACGAAATTGATGAGCATCAGCCATTCCCCTCACTCTCACAG ATCTTTCAGGCTATTCCTGAGCATGTGGGTTTCAACATTGAGCTCAAATGGATCTGCCAAATGAAG GATGGGTCATGGGACGGCAACCTATCATCCTACTTCAACATGAATACCTTCCTCGACGTTGTCCTGTCTTGTGTTCTGCAGAAAGGCGGCAAAAGGCGTATCGTCTTCTCTTGCTTCGACCCAGATATCTGCACCAT GGTGCGTCATAAACAGAACAAGTACCCCATCCTCTTTCTTACTCAGGGAATTTCAGACAGGTATCCTGAACTGATGGACATCCGCTCCCAGACCACTCAGATTGCCATAAGTTTTGCCCAGAGTGAGAACATTCTG GGAATCAGTGCTCACACCGAAGAGCTGCTAAAGAACCTTACCTTTATTGGGGATGCCCAGTCTAAAGGCCTAGTGGTGTTCAGCTGGGGAGATGACAACAACGACCATGAGACCAGAAGGAAGCTGAGAGAGCAGGGAATTGATGGGCTCATCTATGATAG cATCTGTGAGGACCAAGGAGAGCAGCCAAATATCTTCCAAGTAGAGGAGCAACACTCCCTGCAGGAGGTTATTACAGAGGAGACCCTAAAGAGCTCCACCTGTTCCTGCTACTCAATTCCCTGCTCCATGGGTCCCTGCATTGCCTCCAAGGTCCGTGCTGGTAGCGCCGAGTCCGATTCTGGCCTCAGCTCCTCATAA
- the gpcpd1 gene encoding glycerophosphocholine phosphodiesterase GPCPD1 isoform X1, producing the protein METTQVTLTVRGDTSPGEVIAVVGSCEALGCWSHQKAVTLNPDTNDGNTWTTTITLPKGVVTKYRYFRGFFLESKSAGGPCQVIVNMWETHHQPRTMIPTASHLNIDDGQFGINNGVNCVDSGWLTCQTEIRLRLHYSKMSPVSITKKKFKKSRFRIKLTLEGIEEEEDEEEDALSPSSWNKMTTTLEISMISANGYKSRHSQPECGYALEPSQWTEYSIHTMDPDNLELTFEFFEEDLSEHVVQGDAHPGHVGTACLLSSSFLESGKDIGVVTLPIMGRNFRQTIGKVRVDYLVIRPIQELQCDMSSSFTKYWKKRSTLDVGHRGAGSTHAAKHHRVRENTIASFKSAAKHGAAYVEFDVHLSKDAVPIVYHDLTCCISTKKKNDKTSLELIEVPVKDLTFDQLQLLKLAHVTAMKGYDNKDLLDDEDEIDEHQPFPSLSQIFQAIPEHVGFNIELKWICQMKDGSWDGNLSSYFNMNTFLDVVLSCVLQKGGKRRIVFSCFDPDICTMVRHKQNKYPILFLTQGISDRYPELMDIRSQTTQIAISFAQSENILGISAHTEELLKNLTFIGDAQSKGLVVFSWGDDNNDHETRRKLREQGIDGLIYDSICEDQGEQPNIFQVEEQHSLQEVITEETLKSSTCSCYSIPCSMGPCIASKVRAGSAESDSGLSSS; encoded by the exons ATGGAGACCACTCAGGTGACTCTGACTGTCAGAGGAGACACATCCCCAG GTGAGGTGATTGCTGTTGTTGGTAGCTGTGAAGCCCTGGGATGCTGGAGCCATCAAAAAGCTGTGACCTTAAATCCTGATACTAATGATGG AAATACATGGACTACAACAATCACTCTACCTAAAGGTGTTGTTACCAAGTACCGCTATTTCAGAGGCTTCTTTCTGGAGTCAAAG AGTGCAGGTGGTCCCTGTCAAGTGATAGTCAATATGTGGGAGACCCATCATCAGCCCCGCACGATGATCCCCACAG CATCACACCTGAATATTGATGATGGGCAATTTGGAATTAACA ATGGGGTGAATTGTGTTGACTCTGGGTGGCTCACTTGCCAGACAGAGATTCGCCTACGTCTGCACTATTCTAAGATGTCTCCGGTGTCCATCACTAAAAAGAAATTCAAGAAGTCTCGCTTCAG GATCAAGCTGACATTGGAGGGcattgaggaggaggaagatgaagaggaagatgcACTCAGTCCTTCATCTTGGAACAAGATGACCACAACTCTGGAGATCAGTATGATCAGTGCGAATGGCTATAAGTCGCGTCACTCGCAGCCTGAGTGTGGGTATGCCCTGGAGCCCTCCCAGTGGACGGAGTACAGTATCCACACCATGGACCCAGACAACCTAGAGCTCACCTTTGAGTTCTTTGAG GAGGATCTGAGTGAGCATGTTGTCCAGGGGGATGCTCATCCAGGACATGTAGGCACAGCAtgccttctctcctcctcttttttggAGAGTGGCAAAGACATTGGAGTAGTCACACTTCCCATAATGGGTCGAAATTTCCGACAGACCATCGGGAAAGTTAGAG TGGATTACCTGGTGATTCGGCCCATccaggagctgcagtgtgacaTGAGTTCCTCGTTCACCAAGtactggaagaaaagaagtacTCTGGATGTGGGTCACAGAGGAGCTGGCAGCACACATGCAGCCAA GCACCACAGAGTCAGGGAGAACACAATAGCCTCATTCAAAAGCGCCGCCAAGCAT GGTGCAGCCTATGTAGAGTTTGATGTTCACCTCTCCAAGGATGCTGTTCCTATTGTATACCATGATCTGACATGCTGCATATCCACCAAGAAG aaaaatgacaagacTTCACTGGAGCTCATTGAGGTGCCAGTCAAAGACCTGACATTTGATCAGCTGCAGCTTCTAAAG CTGGCCCATGTCACTGCGATGAAAGGATATGATAACAAAG ATCTGCTGGACGATGAAGACGAAATTGATGAGCATCAGCCATTCCCCTCACTCTCACAG ATCTTTCAGGCTATTCCTGAGCATGTGGGTTTCAACATTGAGCTCAAATGGATCTGCCAAATGAAG GATGGGTCATGGGACGGCAACCTATCATCCTACTTCAACATGAATACCTTCCTCGACGTTGTCCTGTCTTGTGTTCTGCAGAAAGGCGGCAAAAGGCGTATCGTCTTCTCTTGCTTCGACCCAGATATCTGCACCAT GGTGCGTCATAAACAGAACAAGTACCCCATCCTCTTTCTTACTCAGGGAATTTCAGACAGGTATCCTGAACTGATGGACATCCGCTCCCAGACCACTCAGATTGCCATAAGTTTTGCCCAGAGTGAGAACATTCTG GGAATCAGTGCTCACACCGAAGAGCTGCTAAAGAACCTTACCTTTATTGGGGATGCCCAGTCTAAAGGCCTAGTGGTGTTCAGCTGGGGAGATGACAACAACGACCATGAGACCAGAAGGAAGCTGAGAGAGCAGGGAATTGATGGGCTCATCTATGATAG cATCTGTGAGGACCAAGGAGAGCAGCCAAATATCTTCCAAGTAGAGGAGCAACACTCCCTGCAGGAGGTTATTACAGAGGAGACCCTAAAGAGCTCCACCTGTTCCTGCTACTCAATTCCCTGCTCCATGGGTCCCTGCATTGCCTCCAAGGTCCGTGCTGGTAGCGCCGAGTCCGATTCTGGCCTCAGCTCCTCATAA